CTGAGGGCGAATTCCCATTGTCGCGGTCTGGCCTATTGTAAAACTGCGCCCTTTGTGGGGTACCTCGATTTGATCAAGTGACGCATTGCTGACCGACACTGTGGTTTCGTTTGCCGCGTCCACGGTCACACTAAGAAAATTCATCGAGGGCGCGCCCAGAAAACCTGCAACGAACAGATTGGCTGGTTCGTGATACAACTCCATCGGGGCACCAGTCTGCATGACCTTTCCGTCTTTTAAAACCACGATTTTGTCGGCCAATGTCATCGCTTCGACCTGATCGTGGGTGACGTAGATCATTGTGGCACCAAGGTCTTGGTGCAGCTTGCCGATCTCCATCCGCATGTCCATGCGAAGGGCTGCGTCGAGGTTGGATAGCGGTTCGTCAAACAAGAAAACCTTGGGGTCGCGCACAATTGCGCGGCCAATGGCGACACGCTGGCGTTGCCCACCCGACAATTCCGAAGGGCGGCGGTCCAGCAAGTGTTCCATTTGCAAGATTCGGGCAGCCTCGGCGACCTTTTCTGCTTTCTCGGCCTTGCCCACTTTGTTGATCGTCAGACCAAAAGCCACGTTTTCGCGCACAGTCATGTGCGGGAATATCGCGTAGGACTGGAACACCATAGCGATACCTCGTTTAGACGGTTCCAGATCATTGGCCCGCTGTCCGTCGATTTCAAGCGTACCATCGGTGATGTCTTCAAGGCCTGCGATCATCCGCAGCAGGGTGGATTTGCCGCAGCCCGACGGGCCCACGAAGACGACGAATTCGCCATCATCGATGTCGATATCGACTCCTTTGATGACCTCGACTGGGCCGTAGTTTTTACGAAGGCCGCGCAGTTTGACTTTGGCCATGATTTACTCCGTCGCTTTGAGGTGAGGGACAATTTTGAGCAACCCGTCCGAGGTCACGATGACGGGTTCCGGGTCCATAATATGGCCGATGAAATCGACGCCATCTGGGCGGTCTGCGAAGCCAAGAATGACGAGACCATCACCGCTGTCCACGATCCGAGCCGCATAGCGGCGGCAGGGCAGATCGCCGTCGAGAAAATCCGGTGCGATGCGCCATGATCCACGGGGGCCGTCGCCGATCAGATAGTGGTTGCCCGTCACGGGGCCACCTTTTGTAATTCGCGCCTGTTCTTTGGAGAAGTGTTCGGCTGCTGTGCAGAACAGACAATACCACCGACCGCCCACTTCAAACACCTGTGGGACTTCAAGCTGGCCATAACCCCCAGTGAACACGGGCGGTTGCAAGTTCCAGTCAAAGCCGTCCGGCGAGGTCGCAAAACCGATGCAGCCGCCGGCATTTGGCTCCAACACATCCTCGGCACGCGCGGTAAAATACATCAGCCATCCGTCTCCTTCAGGGTCTTTCATGACCCAAGGGTCGCGCATGGCGCGGTCGTGCCATTTGCCCGTGTGCTCGACCTCGTAATGGTGCGCATTCGGCCCTTCAAAATCGAGGGTCAGGCCATCTTTGCCCACCCGGGCCCAGTTGTGCATATCGGTCGAGGTCGCATGTCCGATCCGCTGGATCTTGCCTTGCTCAGCTTTGCTGGTGCCCGTGTAGTAAAGGTGCCACAGCCCGTCGTCGCCCTTGACTGTCGATCCCGTCCAAGTCGTGTAATCGTCCCAAGCGGGGCTTTCGCTGGGGAGAAACGTTTCGCCCAAATGGGTCCAGTTGATGAGGTCCGTCGATGTCGCATGGCCGTAGCTGACATTGAAGTGGCGCAATTCAGGGTCACCGATAGAGCGAGGTGCCTTGAGAAAATAGCCGTGCCAGACGTCCCCGTCATGCACATACCAACTGTCCCAGACAAAATGATCTTTTAGAGCGAGTACCATAGATCAGCCTTTCACGCCGGTTGAGGCAATCGACGCGATAAACGCGCGTTGCAAGACAAGATAAAAGGCCAGAACCGGCACCGTGATGACGGTCAGATAGGCCATGATTTCCCCCCATGCGGGGTTGAGTTGGAAGTAGTAGCCAAGGCCCACCATGACGGGACGATAGGTTTCCTGCTGCACCACGATCAGCGGCCAGAGGTATTGGTTATACATCACTAGAAATTTCAGGATCGCGGCGGTGGCGATCACAGGCCCCGCGAGCGGCATGACTACGCGGCGGTAAATCTGCCACCATGATGCGCCCTCTACGCGGCTCGCTTCGATCAGATCGCTCGGTAGGTCTTTAAAAAACTGCACGAACAGGAAGATCGTCAAACCGTCCGCAATCCAAGGGATAACCTGCACGCGGTAGGTGTTTAGCCAGCCAATCTCGAACCCTTCAAATCCGATCCATGGCAGTTTGCTGACCAGCAACAAAAGCGGGATGGCGATGGTTTCAAACGGGACGATGAGTGTCGCCAGAACGATGGACAGCAACACGTCACGACCCTTCCAGTTCATGAACACGAAGGAGAACGCGGCGAGCGAGCAAAATAGCAGCGACAACAGCACTGTCACCCCAGTCACCAGCACGGAATTGAAGATGAACGTGGCCACCGGAGCTCGGTTGAACGCGGCGGTATAATTGTCGAAACTCACATCGCCCACAGGCAGGAAAGCCCGAATGCTCGACGTGTCGCGCAACAATTGCAGATCGGGCTTGAGGCTCGACATGACCATGAACACCAACGGAAAGATAAAGATGATCGCGATGAGCGTCAGGACCACATACCGCATGATCAGGCGCAGACCGTGGTTGTCGGAAGCAATGGCCGCCATGTTATTTCTCCCGCGTGAGGTAGCGTTGGGTGATGCTGATGGTCAGCACGAGGAGGAACAGGATCACCGAAATCGTGGAGCCTCCCGAGATGTCCTGTTTGCCGTACCCCCGTTCAACCGCCTGAAACACGACCGTCGAGGTACTGTCGAGAGGTCCGCCGTTTGTCATCACGTCGATCTGCGCGAACAGGGCGAACGCCTGCATGGTGATGACGATCAGCACAAGGACGGCAGTATTGCGTAGTCCCGGCCAAGTGACATAGCGGAAGGTCTGAAATTTGGACGCGCCTTCGATCGAGGACGCTTCATAGAGTGTGGGCGAGATTGTTTGCAGCCCTGACAACCAGATCACCATGTGAAA
This Falsihalocynthiibacter arcticus DNA region includes the following protein-coding sequences:
- a CDS encoding ABC transporter ATP-binding protein, which encodes MAKVKLRGLRKNYGPVEVIKGVDIDIDDGEFVVFVGPSGCGKSTLLRMIAGLEDITDGTLEIDGQRANDLEPSKRGIAMVFQSYAIFPHMTVRENVAFGLTINKVGKAEKAEKVAEAARILQMEHLLDRRPSELSGGQRQRVAIGRAIVRDPKVFLFDEPLSNLDAALRMDMRMEIGKLHQDLGATMIYVTHDQVEAMTLADKIVVLKDGKVMQTGAPMELYHEPANLFVAGFLGAPSMNFLSVTVDAANETTVSVSNASLDQIEVPHKGRSFTIGQTATMGIRPQYLHPAGDEAGRLHGKVILTERLGSETVIDIALADGSKIIAALSEDSIQTPGTAVNLDFDPSQAHIFPESR
- a CDS encoding carbohydrate ABC transporter permease; translated protein: MAAIASDNHGLRLIMRYVVLTLIAIIFIFPLVFMVMSSLKPDLQLLRDTSSIRAFLPVGDVSFDNYTAAFNRAPVATFIFNSVLVTGVTVLLSLLFCSLAAFSFVFMNWKGRDVLLSIVLATLIVPFETIAIPLLLLVSKLPWIGFEGFEIGWLNTYRVQVIPWIADGLTIFLFVQFFKDLPSDLIEASRVEGASWWQIYRRVVMPLAGPVIATAAILKFLVMYNQYLWPLIVVQQETYRPVMVGLGYYFQLNPAWGEIMAYLTVITVPVLAFYLVLQRAFIASIASTGVKG
- a CDS encoding levansucrase, with the translated sequence MVLALKDHFVWDSWYVHDGDVWHGYFLKAPRSIGDPELRHFNVSYGHATSTDLINWTHLGETFLPSESPAWDDYTTWTGSTVKGDDGLWHLYYTGTSKAEQGKIQRIGHATSTDMHNWARVGKDGLTLDFEGPNAHHYEVEHTGKWHDRAMRDPWVMKDPEGDGWLMYFTARAEDVLEPNAGGCIGFATSPDGFDWNLQPPVFTGGYGQLEVPQVFEVGGRWYCLFCTAAEHFSKEQARITKGGPVTGNHYLIGDGPRGSWRIAPDFLDGDLPCRRYAARIVDSGDGLVILGFADRPDGVDFIGHIMDPEPVIVTSDGLLKIVPHLKATE